The following proteins come from a genomic window of Citrobacter europaeus:
- a CDS encoding ABC transporter substrate-binding protein has product MSISLKKSGMLKLGLSLVAMTVAASVQAKTLVYCSEGSPEGFNPQLFTSGTTYDASSVPIYNRLVEFKTGTTEVIPGLAEKWEISEDGKTYTFHLRQGVKWQDNKDFKPTRDLNADDVVFSFDRQKNAQNPYHKVSGGSYEYFEGMGLPDLIAEVKKVDDKTVQFVLTRPEAPFLADLAMDFASILSKEYADNMLKAGSPEKVDLNPIGTGPFQLQQYQKDSRILYKAFEGYWGTKPQIDRLVFSITPDASVRYAKLQKNECQVMPYPNPADIARMKQDKNINLMEQAGLNVGYLSFNTEKKPFDDVKVRQALTYAVNKEAIIKAVYQGAGVAAKNLIPPTMWGYNDDVKDYTYDPEKAKALLKEAGQDKGFTVELWAMPVQRPYNPNARRMAEMVQADWAKIGVQAKIVTYEWGEYLKRAKAGEHQAVMMGWTGDNGDPDNFFATLFSCAAAKDGSNYSRWCYKPFEDLIQPARATDDHNKRIELYKQAQVVMHDQAPALIVAHSTVYEPVRKEVKGYVVDPLGKHHFENVSVE; this is encoded by the coding sequence ATGAGTATTTCCTTGAAGAAGTCAGGGATGCTGAAGCTTGGTCTGAGCCTGGTGGCCATGACCGTCGCAGCAAGCGTACAGGCTAAAACTCTGGTTTATTGTTCAGAAGGATCTCCTGAAGGCTTTAACCCGCAGCTTTTCACCTCTGGCACCACCTATGATGCCAGCTCCGTACCGATCTATAACCGCCTGGTTGAGTTCAAAACGGGTACAACTGAAGTCATCCCGGGCCTTGCTGAGAAGTGGGAAATCAGCGAAGACGGTAAAACCTATACCTTCCACCTGCGCCAGGGCGTGAAGTGGCAAGACAACAAAGATTTCAAACCGACGCGCGATTTAAACGCCGATGACGTGGTGTTCTCTTTCGATCGTCAGAAAAATGCCCAGAATCCGTACCACAAAGTGTCCGGCGGCAGCTATGAATACTTCGAAGGGATGGGTCTGCCAGATCTGATCGCCGAAGTGAAAAAAGTGGACGATAAAACCGTTCAGTTCGTCCTGACTCGTCCGGAAGCACCGTTCCTGGCTGACCTGGCGATGGACTTCGCTTCTATTCTTTCCAAAGAATATGCGGATAACATGCTGAAAGCCGGTTCCCCGGAGAAAGTGGATCTGAACCCTATCGGTACCGGTCCATTCCAGCTGCAGCAGTACCAGAAAGACTCCCGTATTCTGTATAAAGCATTCGAAGGTTACTGGGGCACCAAGCCGCAGATCGACCGTCTGGTCTTCTCCATTACGCCTGACGCTTCCGTGCGTTACGCCAAGCTGCAGAAGAACGAGTGCCAGGTGATGCCGTACCCGAACCCGGCAGACATCGCGCGCATGAAGCAGGATAAAAACATCAACCTGATGGAGCAGGCCGGTCTGAACGTTGGCTACCTCTCTTTCAACACTGAGAAGAAACCGTTTGATGACGTGAAAGTCCGCCAGGCGTTGACCTACGCGGTGAACAAAGAAGCCATCATTAAAGCGGTTTATCAGGGCGCTGGCGTCGCCGCGAAGAACCTGATCCCGCCGACCATGTGGGGCTATAACGACGACGTTAAAGACTACACCTACGATCCTGAGAAAGCCAAAGCGCTGCTGAAGGAAGCCGGTCAGGATAAAGGCTTTACCGTTGAGCTGTGGGCGATGCCGGTACAGCGTCCGTACAACCCGAACGCTCGCCGTATGGCGGAGATGGTTCAGGCCGACTGGGCGAAAATTGGCGTTCAGGCCAAAATTGTGACCTACGAGTGGGGCGAGTATCTGAAACGCGCCAAAGCGGGTGAGCATCAGGCGGTGATGATGGGCTGGACCGGTGACAATGGGGATCCGGACAACTTCTTCGCTACCTTGTTCAGCTGTGCGGCAGCGAAAGACGGTTCCAACTACTCTCGCTGGTGCTACAAGCCGTTTGAAGACCTGATCCAGCCAGCGCGTGCGACGGACGATCACAACAAACGTATTGAACTGTACAAGCAAGCGCAGGTAGTTATGCACGATCAGGCTCCGGCTCTGATTGTTGCTCACTCCACCGTGTACGAACCAGTGCGTAAAGAAGTGAAAGGCTATGTGGTTGATCCATTGGGCAAACACCACTTCGAAAACGTTTCTGTCGAATAA
- the dppC gene encoding dipeptide ABC transporter permease DppC has translation MSQVTENKVIAAPVPMTPLQEFWHYFKRNKGAVVGLVYVVIMILIAVFANVLAPYNPAEQFRDALLAPPAWQEGGTMAHLFGTDDVGRDVLSRLMYGARLSLLVGCLVVVLSLLMGVILGLIAGYFGGIVDNVIMRVVDIMLALPSLLLALVLVAVFGPSIGNAALALTFVALPHYVRLTRAAVLVEVNRDYVTASRVAGAGAMRQMFVNILPNCLAPLIVQASLGFSNAILDMAALGFLGMGAQPPTPEWGTMLSDVLQFAQSAWWVVTFPGLAILLTVLAFNLMGDGLRDALDPKLKQ, from the coding sequence ATGTCACAGGTTACTGAAAATAAAGTTATTGCTGCACCGGTGCCAATGACTCCGCTGCAGGAGTTCTGGCACTATTTTAAACGCAACAAAGGCGCGGTTGTCGGGCTGGTTTATGTTGTCATCATGATTCTGATTGCGGTCTTTGCGAATGTTCTCGCCCCGTATAATCCGGCTGAGCAGTTCCGTGATGCGCTGCTGGCACCACCTGCGTGGCAGGAAGGCGGTACCATGGCGCATCTGTTTGGTACAGATGATGTGGGCCGCGATGTGCTGTCCCGCCTGATGTACGGTGCGCGTCTGTCGCTGCTGGTCGGTTGTCTGGTGGTTGTGCTCTCCCTGCTGATGGGCGTGATTCTCGGGCTTATCGCCGGCTACTTTGGCGGGATTGTCGATAACGTCATTATGCGTGTGGTCGATATCATGCTGGCGTTGCCGAGCCTGTTACTGGCGCTGGTGCTGGTGGCGGTGTTTGGCCCCTCGATTGGCAACGCCGCGCTGGCGCTGACGTTCGTGGCATTGCCGCACTATGTACGTTTGACGCGCGCCGCCGTGCTGGTGGAGGTTAACCGCGACTACGTCACCGCATCCCGCGTGGCGGGAGCCGGTGCGATGCGCCAGATGTTCGTCAATATTCTTCCTAACTGTCTTGCGCCGCTGATTGTTCAGGCGTCGCTGGGCTTCTCTAACGCCATTCTCGATATGGCTGCTCTCGGCTTCCTGGGGATGGGCGCACAGCCGCCTACGCCGGAATGGGGCACCATGCTCTCTGACGTGTTGCAGTTTGCGCAAAGCGCCTGGTGGGTCGTGACCTTCCCGGGGCTGGCAATCCTGCTGACGGTGCTGGCATTTAACCTGATGGGTGACGGTCTGCGTGACGCGCTCGATCCCAAACTGAAGCAGTAA
- the dppF gene encoding dipeptide ABC transporter ATP-binding subunit DppF — translation MSTQKAALPQPLLQAIDLKKHYPVKKGMFAPERLVKALDGVSFTLERGKTLAVVGESGCGKSTLGRLLTMIEVPTGGELYYQGQDLLKHDPQAQKLRRQKIQIVFQNPYGSLNPRKKVGQILEEPLLINSALSKEQRREKALAMMAKVGLKTEHYDRYPHMFSGGQRQRIAIARGLMLDPDVVIADEPVSALDVSVRAQVLNLMMDLQQELGLSYVFISHDLSVVEHIADEVMVMYLGRCVEKGTKDQIFNNPRHPYTQALLSATPRLNPDDRRERIKLTGELPSPLNPPPGCAFNARCRRRFGPCTQLQPQLKDYGGQLVACFAVDQDENPQQ, via the coding sequence ATGAGTACGCAAAAGGCCGCTTTGCCACAGCCGCTGTTGCAGGCAATTGACCTGAAAAAACACTACCCGGTGAAAAAGGGCATGTTCGCCCCGGAACGCCTGGTGAAAGCGCTGGACGGTGTCTCCTTTACCTTAGAACGCGGTAAAACATTGGCGGTGGTCGGCGAGTCGGGCTGCGGGAAATCCACCCTTGGCCGCCTGCTGACAATGATTGAAGTTCCGACCGGCGGTGAGCTGTATTACCAGGGGCAGGATCTGCTTAAGCACGACCCGCAGGCGCAGAAGCTGCGTCGGCAGAAAATCCAGATTGTGTTCCAGAACCCGTACGGTTCCCTGAACCCGCGTAAAAAAGTCGGGCAGATTCTGGAAGAGCCGCTGCTAATCAACTCCGCGCTGAGCAAAGAGCAGCGTCGTGAAAAGGCGCTGGCGATGATGGCGAAAGTGGGGCTGAAAACTGAGCACTACGATCGCTATCCGCACATGTTCTCCGGCGGTCAGCGTCAGCGTATTGCCATCGCTCGCGGGCTGATGCTTGACCCGGACGTGGTGATTGCCGACGAACCGGTCTCGGCGCTGGACGTTTCCGTTCGTGCGCAGGTGCTAAACCTGATGATGGACTTGCAGCAGGAACTGGGGTTGTCATACGTCTTCATCTCCCACGACCTGTCGGTAGTTGAGCACATTGCCGATGAAGTGATGGTGATGTACTTAGGCCGCTGTGTGGAAAAAGGAACGAAGGATCAGATCTTCAATAATCCGCGTCATCCGTACACGCAGGCGCTGCTTTCCGCAACGCCGCGCCTGAACCCTGACGATCGTCGTGAGCGTATCAAGCTGACCGGTGAGCTGCCAAGCCCGCTGAATCCGCCGCCGGGCTGTGCGTTCAACGCGCGCTGCCGTCGTCGCTTTGGTCCGTGTACCCAGCTTCAGCCGCAGTTGAAAGATTACGGCGGTCAACTGGTCGCCTGTTTCGCCGTTGACCAGGATGAAAACCCGCAGCAATAA
- a CDS encoding amino acid permease, protein MQDNTLQLSNNTATAVPFSKKIPFTKYDFGWVLLCIGMAIGAGTVLMPVQIGLTGIWVFIVAFIIAYPATYIVQDIYLKTLSESETCNDYTDIISHYLGKNWGVFLGVIYFLMIIHGIFIYSLSVVFDSASYIKTFGLTEADLSQSIIYKVAIFAVLVAIASGGEKLLFKISGPMVVVKVGIIIVFGFAMVPHWNFANISAFPEASVFFRDVLLTIPFCFFSAVFIQVLNPMNIAYRKRVADRVLATRMAIRTHRISYITLIAVILFFSFSFTFSISHEEAVSAFEQNISALALAAQVIPGQIIHITSTVLNIFAVLTAFFGIYLGFHEAIKGIILNVLSRVIDVEKINPLVLTLGICTFIVITLVIWVSFRVSVLVFFQLGSPLYGIVSCIIPFFLIYKVTQLEKLRGLKTWLILLYGILLCLSPLLKLIE, encoded by the coding sequence ATGCAGGACAACACACTACAACTAAGCAACAATACAGCAACCGCCGTACCATTCTCAAAGAAAATACCATTCACGAAATACGATTTTGGCTGGGTATTACTGTGCATCGGCATGGCAATTGGCGCCGGAACGGTACTGATGCCGGTACAAATAGGTTTAACAGGCATTTGGGTATTCATTGTCGCCTTTATTATTGCCTATCCGGCAACCTATATTGTGCAGGATATTTATTTAAAAACATTATCAGAAAGTGAAACCTGTAATGACTATACTGATATTATTAGTCATTATCTGGGCAAGAACTGGGGCGTATTTCTTGGCGTCATCTATTTTCTGATGATTATTCACGGCATATTTATCTATTCCTTATCCGTGGTTTTTGACAGTGCCTCATATATCAAAACTTTCGGCTTGACCGAGGCCGATCTCTCACAGTCGATAATCTACAAAGTGGCCATTTTTGCCGTGCTGGTCGCCATTGCTTCCGGGGGAGAAAAACTGCTGTTCAAAATCTCCGGTCCGATGGTGGTAGTCAAAGTGGGTATCATCATCGTGTTTGGTTTTGCGATGGTTCCGCACTGGAACTTCGCTAATATCAGCGCATTCCCTGAAGCATCGGTCTTCTTTCGCGACGTGCTGCTGACCATCCCGTTCTGCTTCTTCTCAGCGGTGTTTATTCAGGTGTTGAACCCAATGAACATCGCCTACCGCAAACGGGTGGCGGATCGGGTGCTGGCCACGCGTATGGCAATCCGTACGCATCGGATCAGTTACATTACGCTGATTGCGGTCATTCTGTTTTTCTCTTTCTCTTTTACCTTTTCCATTAGCCATGAAGAGGCCGTTTCGGCCTTTGAACAAAATATTTCCGCACTGGCGCTGGCGGCGCAGGTCATTCCCGGGCAAATTATTCATATCACCTCCACGGTGCTGAATATCTTCGCCGTATTAACCGCATTCTTTGGTATTTATCTGGGGTTCCACGAGGCGATTAAAGGTATTATTCTTAACGTTCTGAGTCGCGTTATTGACGTCGAGAAAATTAATCCCCTGGTGCTTACACTGGGTATTTGCACCTTTATTGTTATCACCCTGGTCATTTGGGTATCGTTTCGCGTCTCGGTACTGGTGTTCTTCCAGTTAGGTAGCCCACTGTACGGGATTGTGTCGTGTATTATTCCGTTTTTCCTGATCTATAAAGTAACGCAACTGGAAAAACTGCGCGGGCTGAAAACCTGGCTCATCCTGCTGTACGGGATCCTGCTGTGCCTGTCGCCATTATTGAAGCTGATTGAATAA
- the megL gene encoding methionine gamma-lyase, translating to MSDCRTYGFNTQIVHAGQQPDPSTGALSTPIFQTSTFVFDSAEQGAARFALEESGYIYTRLGNPTTDALEKKLAVLERGEAGLATASGISAITTTLLTLCQQGDHIVSASAIYGCTHAFLSHSMPKFGIKVSFVDAAKPEEIRAAMRPETKVVYIETPANPTLSLVDIETVAGIAHQQGALLVVDNTFMSPYCQQPLQLGADIVVHSVTKYINGHGDVIGGIIVGKQEFIDQARFVGLKDITGGCMSPFNAWLTLRGVKTLGIRMERHCENALKIARFLEGHPSITRVYYPGLSSHPQYELGQRQMSLPGGIISFEIAGGLEAGRRMINSVELCLLAVSLGDTETLIQHPASMTHSPVAPEERLKAGITDGLIRLSVGLEDPEDIINDLEHAIRKATF from the coding sequence ATGTCTGACTGTCGTACTTACGGATTCAACACCCAGATCGTTCACGCGGGGCAACAACCCGACCCTTCAACTGGCGCGCTCAGTACGCCTATTTTCCAGACTTCAACGTTTGTTTTTGACAGCGCCGAACAAGGTGCCGCCCGCTTTGCGCTCGAAGAGTCCGGGTACATTTACACCCGCCTGGGTAACCCCACCACCGATGCGCTGGAGAAAAAACTGGCGGTACTGGAAAGAGGTGAAGCCGGGCTGGCAACCGCGTCCGGTATTTCTGCCATCACCACAACGCTGCTGACGTTATGCCAGCAGGGCGACCATATTGTTTCCGCCAGCGCGATTTACGGCTGTACCCACGCGTTTTTGTCGCACAGCATGCCGAAGTTTGGCATTAAAGTCAGCTTTGTCGATGCGGCTAAGCCTGAAGAAATTCGCGCCGCCATGCGTCCGGAAACCAAAGTGGTGTATATCGAAACACCCGCTAACCCGACGCTCTCATTGGTTGATATTGAAACGGTGGCCGGCATTGCCCATCAGCAAGGCGCATTGCTGGTGGTGGATAACACCTTTATGTCGCCCTACTGCCAGCAACCTTTACAGTTGGGCGCAGATATTGTGGTGCACAGCGTCACTAAATACATCAACGGCCACGGGGACGTGATTGGCGGCATCATTGTCGGTAAGCAGGAGTTCATCGACCAGGCTCGGTTTGTTGGGCTGAAAGATATCACTGGCGGCTGCATGAGTCCGTTCAACGCCTGGTTGACGCTGCGCGGCGTTAAAACGCTGGGTATTCGTATGGAGCGCCACTGTGAAAACGCGTTGAAAATCGCCCGCTTCCTCGAAGGGCATCCGTCCATTACCCGGGTCTATTATCCTGGCCTGTCTTCGCATCCACAGTATGAGCTGGGCCAGCGGCAGATGAGCTTGCCAGGAGGAATCATCAGCTTCGAAATCGCTGGCGGCCTCGAGGCTGGCAGACGGATGATCAATTCTGTAGAATTGTGCCTCCTCGCGGTCAGTCTCGGTGATACCGAAACCCTCATTCAGCACCCAGCGTCTATGACACATTCGCCCGTTGCGCCAGAGGAACGGCTTAAAGCAGGTATTACCGACGGGCTTATCCGTCTTTCTGTGGGTCTTGAAGATCCAGAAGATATTATTAACGACCTTGAACACGCCATCAGAAAGGCAACATTCTGA
- a CDS encoding sigma 54-interacting transcriptional regulator: MVTIRWDIKTIDRLSMVEDVLKEFSCCDINIISMKVTPGRILIKSWCRQLQDISCVQSCLSQRTDIINVAYLCEEISELSMSEPERPRYFSDIICSSQSMHSLIEKAIKIADSKYTVLIRGDTGTGKELLARAIHNSGQRRFYPFIPVNCSALPESLMESEFFGYEKGAFSGADGKGKKGLFEMADKGTLFLDEFGEMPLSLQAKLLRVLQDGGIRRVGGAQIIPVNVRIIVATNANLEERVEQRLLRADLYYRINVLSLTIPPLRERPQDISLLIRHFVQKYAKEFQRRIILDKACFDALHHHSWPGNVRELENTIIRLMLMAESDVITREELGMVNLPAVEQAPTERPFKEQVLCAERQLIEQMVEENVSSRHIAKALGVSHTTVLNKIRSYQLESVD, from the coding sequence GTGGTCACGATACGCTGGGATATTAAAACAATTGATCGTCTGTCGATGGTTGAGGATGTCCTGAAGGAATTTTCCTGCTGCGATATCAATATCATCTCGATGAAAGTCACGCCTGGACGGATCCTGATTAAATCCTGGTGCCGCCAGTTACAGGATATTTCCTGCGTGCAATCCTGTTTAAGCCAGCGCACCGATATTATTAACGTCGCTTACCTGTGCGAAGAGATAAGCGAGCTGTCGATGTCTGAGCCAGAACGCCCGCGCTATTTCTCTGACATTATTTGCAGCAGCCAGAGCATGCACTCGCTTATCGAAAAGGCGATAAAAATTGCCGACAGCAAATACACTGTTCTGATCCGCGGCGATACGGGTACCGGCAAAGAGCTGTTAGCCCGGGCTATCCATAATTCCGGGCAGCGGCGTTTTTATCCGTTTATTCCGGTCAACTGCTCTGCGCTACCTGAGTCGCTGATGGAGAGTGAATTCTTTGGCTACGAGAAAGGGGCTTTTAGCGGCGCAGACGGTAAAGGCAAAAAAGGGCTGTTTGAAATGGCCGATAAAGGCACCCTTTTTCTCGATGAATTTGGTGAAATGCCGCTGAGTTTACAGGCTAAACTCCTGCGTGTTCTTCAGGATGGCGGGATCCGTCGCGTTGGAGGGGCGCAAATTATTCCGGTCAATGTGCGCATTATTGTGGCCACCAACGCCAATCTGGAAGAGAGGGTGGAACAACGTCTGCTGCGCGCGGATCTCTATTACCGCATCAACGTACTTTCACTGACTATTCCGCCTTTGCGGGAGCGTCCGCAGGATATCAGCCTGCTGATTCGCCACTTTGTGCAGAAATACGCGAAGGAATTCCAGCGGCGGATCATTCTGGATAAAGCCTGCTTTGATGCCCTGCATCATCACAGCTGGCCGGGAAACGTGCGTGAACTGGAAAATACCATTATTCGCCTGATGCTGATGGCGGAATCCGATGTTATTACGCGGGAAGAATTAGGGATGGTGAATTTGCCCGCCGTTGAGCAGGCACCGACAGAACGTCCTTTTAAAGAACAGGTTTTGTGTGCTGAACGTCAGCTTATTGAACAGATGGTGGAAGAGAATGTGTCGTCGCGGCATATTGCCAAAGCGCTGGGGGTATCACATACCACGGTACTGAATAAAATTCGCAGCTATCAACTGGAGAGTGTGGATTAA
- a CDS encoding type I toxin-antitoxin system toxin Ldr family protein gives MTLAQLGVAFWHDLAAPVIAGIIASLIVSWLRNRK, from the coding sequence ATGACGCTCGCACAGTTAGGCGTGGCCTTCTGGCACGATTTAGCGGCTCCAGTCATCGCTGGCATTATTGCCAGCCTGATTGTGAGCTGGCTGCGTAACAGAAAGTAA
- the dppD gene encoding dipeptide ABC transporter ATP-binding protein encodes MALLNVDKLSVHFGDVGSEFRAVDRISYSVNQGEVVGIVGESGSGKSVSSLAIMGLIDYPGRVMAENLEFNGRDLKRISEKERRQLVGAEVAMIFQDPMTSLNPCYTVGYQIMEAIKVHQGGNKKTRIQRAIDLLTLVGIPDPASRLDVYPHQLSGGMSQRVMIAMAIACRPKLLIADEPTTALDVTIQAQIIELLLELQQKENMALVLITHDLALVAEAAHKIIVMYAGQVVETGAAQDIFRAPRHPYTQALLRALPEFAQDKARLASLPGVVPGKYDRPNGCLLNPRCPYATDKCRAEEPELNLLEGGRQSKCHYPLDDAGRPGL; translated from the coding sequence ATGGCGTTATTAAATGTAGATAAATTATCGGTGCATTTCGGCGATGTCGGTTCCGAATTCCGCGCCGTAGACCGCATTAGCTACAGTGTGAACCAGGGTGAAGTGGTTGGCATTGTTGGGGAGTCAGGCTCTGGTAAGTCCGTCAGCTCGCTGGCGATTATGGGATTGATTGACTACCCAGGCCGGGTAATGGCCGAAAATCTGGAATTTAATGGTCGCGACCTGAAGCGCATCTCAGAGAAAGAGCGTCGCCAGTTAGTGGGCGCGGAAGTCGCGATGATCTTCCAGGACCCGATGACCAGCCTTAACCCGTGCTATACCGTTGGTTACCAGATTATGGAAGCCATCAAGGTGCACCAGGGCGGCAACAAAAAAACGCGTATTCAGCGGGCGATTGACCTGCTGACGCTGGTCGGGATCCCCGATCCGGCCTCGCGTCTGGATGTATATCCGCACCAGTTGTCCGGTGGGATGAGCCAGCGCGTCATGATCGCGATGGCGATAGCCTGTCGTCCAAAGCTGCTGATTGCCGACGAACCGACCACGGCGCTGGATGTGACTATTCAGGCGCAAATCATCGAGCTGCTGCTGGAGTTGCAGCAAAAAGAGAACATGGCGCTGGTCTTGATTACGCACGATCTGGCGCTGGTGGCCGAAGCAGCGCACAAAATTATCGTGATGTACGCCGGGCAGGTTGTGGAAACCGGGGCCGCGCAGGATATTTTCCGCGCGCCGCGTCACCCGTATACCCAGGCGTTGCTGCGCGCGTTGCCGGAGTTTGCTCAGGATAAAGCGCGTCTGGCTTCGTTGCCGGGCGTGGTGCCCGGTAAATATGACCGCCCGAACGGCTGTTTGCTGAATCCGCGCTGCCCCTATGCGACCGACAAATGCCGCGCTGAAGAACCTGAACTGAACCTGCTGGAAGGCGGTCGTCAGTCGAAATGCCACTACCCACTTGATGATGCCGGGAGGCCTGGGCTATGA
- the dppB gene encoding dipeptide ABC transporter permease DppB: MLQFILRRLGLVIPTFIGITLLTFAFVHMIPGDPVMIMAGERGISPERHAQLLAELGLDKPMWQQYLHYIWGVMHGDLGISLKSRLPVWEEFVPRFKATLELGVCAMIFAVAVGIPVGVLAAVKRGSIFDHTAVGLALTGYSMPIFWWGMMLIMLVSVQWNLTPVSGRVSDMVFLDDSNPLTGFMLIDTAIWGEEGNFIDALAHMVLPAMVLGTIPLAVIVRMTRSSMLEVLGEDYIRTARAKGLTRMRVIIIHALRNAMLPVVTVIGLQVGTLLAGAILTETIFSWPGLGRWLIDALQRRDYPVVQGGVLLVATMIILVNLLVDLLYGVVNPRIRHKK, translated from the coding sequence ATGTTGCAGTTCATTCTCCGACGTTTGGGACTCGTCATCCCCACGTTTATCGGTATCACTCTTCTCACTTTTGCCTTCGTCCATATGATCCCCGGCGATCCGGTAATGATCATGGCGGGTGAACGTGGAATCTCCCCTGAGCGTCATGCTCAACTGTTGGCTGAACTCGGTCTGGATAAACCGATGTGGCAGCAGTACCTCCACTATATCTGGGGGGTTATGCATGGTGACTTAGGTATCTCGCTGAAAAGCCGCTTACCGGTATGGGAAGAGTTCGTACCTCGCTTTAAAGCAACGCTGGAACTCGGCGTTTGTGCGATGATCTTCGCCGTTGCGGTGGGTATTCCGGTGGGCGTACTTGCTGCTGTGAAGCGCGGCTCTATTTTCGATCACACCGCCGTTGGCCTGGCGCTGACCGGTTACTCCATGCCGATCTTCTGGTGGGGCATGATGCTGATCATGCTGGTTTCCGTGCAGTGGAACCTGACGCCGGTTTCCGGTCGGGTGAGCGACATGGTGTTCCTTGATGACTCCAATCCCCTGACCGGTTTTATGCTGATAGACACCGCCATCTGGGGGGAAGAGGGCAACTTTATTGATGCGTTGGCGCATATGGTTCTGCCGGCGATGGTGCTGGGTACCATTCCTCTGGCGGTCATTGTGCGTATGACCCGTTCATCGATGCTGGAAGTGCTGGGCGAGGATTACATTCGCACCGCGCGCGCCAAAGGCCTGACCCGTATGCGCGTCATCATCATTCACGCTCTGCGTAACGCGATGCTGCCCGTGGTAACCGTAATCGGCCTGCAGGTCGGTACGCTGCTGGCTGGGGCGATCCTGACCGAAACTATCTTCTCCTGGCCGGGGCTGGGGCGCTGGCTGATCGATGCGCTGCAACGCCGTGATTATCCGGTGGTGCAGGGCGGGGTGCTGCTGGTCGCGACGATGATTATTCTCGTCAACCTGCTGGTAGACCTGCTGTACGGCGTGGTGAACCCGCGTATTCGGCATAAGAAGTAA